A single window of Kitasatospora sp. HUAS MG31 DNA harbors:
- a CDS encoding cation:proton antiporter gives MTADQILLGVALILVLGVGCQILAARLRIPALVLLLPAGFTAGALTEVVDPVKLLGPAFSPLVSLAVAVILYDASLGLDLQRLRGHTRSVVVRLILIGTVVNCMLGAVSGSLLFDLSQGAATMLGAILVVSGPTVVGPLLGFVRPVERLQHILAWEGSLIDPVGAILGALVFHAVSAGSPHQPGHQFVQFLISVTVGLAGGAVGTGVLWLLLGRLRLPETLGTSAQLAVVVGVAAVCDVLREDSGLIAAVVVGLAVANLPGMDIPARSPFFETLVQQILGVLFVSISATITPSSLNGLILPAVGLIAVLTLLARPLVAFLSTLRTDLSRGERAFVGWMAPRGIVAASTASTFSVSLAAAGVATASEILPITFLVIVGTVVLYAFTAAPVAGRLGVRRPAWSRPLLVGGDAWVVDLGRALHGAGIDVLMWAGLEEQRRQILDAGLELAPGELLAAATGSGAELEGITSVLLLTAEDDFNALASTLLRGTAEGPVYRLGPPHHGHGVVAPYTGGETLFTAALTRIEIDRRYRAGAAVLTRPAGPEVPEGYEVLFRIRANGQLAPVTPTAVPRREEGDVEVLLGPAASRPAPAG, from the coding sequence GTGACGGCAGACCAGATCCTGTTGGGCGTCGCCCTGATCCTGGTCCTCGGCGTGGGCTGTCAGATCCTCGCCGCCCGGCTGCGCATCCCCGCGCTGGTCCTGCTGCTGCCCGCCGGCTTCACGGCCGGGGCGCTCACCGAGGTGGTCGACCCGGTCAAGCTGCTCGGGCCAGCCTTCTCCCCGCTGGTCTCGCTGGCCGTCGCGGTGATCCTCTACGACGCCAGCCTCGGCCTCGACCTCCAGCGGCTGCGCGGCCACACCCGCAGCGTGGTCGTCCGGCTGATCCTCATCGGCACGGTGGTCAACTGCATGCTCGGGGCGGTCTCCGGCAGCCTGCTGTTCGACCTCTCGCAGGGCGCGGCCACCATGCTCGGCGCGATCCTGGTGGTCTCCGGGCCGACCGTGGTGGGACCGCTGCTGGGCTTCGTCCGCCCGGTGGAGCGGCTCCAGCACATCCTCGCCTGGGAGGGCTCGCTGATCGACCCGGTCGGCGCGATCCTGGGCGCGCTGGTGTTCCACGCGGTCAGCGCCGGCAGCCCGCACCAACCGGGCCACCAATTCGTCCAGTTCCTGATCAGCGTCACGGTCGGCCTGGCCGGCGGGGCCGTCGGCACCGGCGTCCTGTGGCTGCTGCTCGGCCGGCTCCGCCTCCCCGAGACCCTCGGCACCTCCGCCCAGCTCGCCGTGGTGGTCGGCGTGGCCGCGGTCTGCGACGTGCTCAGGGAGGACTCCGGCCTGATCGCCGCGGTGGTGGTCGGTCTCGCCGTGGCCAACCTGCCGGGGATGGACATCCCGGCCCGCAGCCCGTTCTTCGAGACCCTGGTCCAGCAGATCCTCGGGGTGCTGTTCGTCTCCATCTCGGCCACCATCACCCCGTCCTCGCTGAACGGCCTGATCCTGCCCGCCGTCGGCCTGATCGCCGTCCTGACGCTGCTGGCCCGCCCGCTGGTGGCCTTCCTCTCCACCCTCCGCACCGACCTGAGCCGCGGCGAACGGGCCTTCGTCGGCTGGATGGCCCCGCGCGGCATCGTCGCCGCCTCCACCGCCTCCACCTTCTCGGTCTCGCTGGCCGCCGCCGGCGTGGCCACCGCCTCCGAGATCCTGCCGATCACCTTCCTGGTCATCGTCGGCACGGTCGTCCTCTACGCCTTCACCGCCGCACCCGTCGCCGGCCGGCTCGGGGTGCGCCGGCCCGCCTGGTCCCGGCCCCTGCTGGTCGGCGGCGACGCCTGGGTGGTCGACCTGGGCCGGGCGCTGCACGGCGCCGGCATCGACGTCCTGATGTGGGCCGGCCTGGAGGAGCAGCGCCGGCAGATCCTGGACGCCGGCCTGGAACTGGCCCCCGGCGAGCTGCTGGCCGCCGCCACCGGCTCCGGTGCCGAACTGGAGGGCATCACCTCGGTCCTGCTGCTCACCGCCGAGGACGACTTCAACGCGCTCGCCTCCACCCTCCTGCGCGGCACCGCCGAGGGCCCGGTCTACCGGCTCGGACCGCCGCACCACGGCCACGGCGTGGTCGCCCCGTACACCGGCGGCGAGACCCTGTTCACGGCGGCCCTCACCCGGATCGAGATCGACCGCCGCTACCGGGCCGGCGCCGCCGTCCTGACCCGCCCCGCCGGCCCGGAGGTCCCCGAGGGCTACGAGGTGCTGTTCCGCATCCGCGCCAACGGCCAGCTGGCCCCGGTCACCCCCACCGCCGTCCCGCGGCGCGAGGAGGGCGACGTGGAGGTGCTGCTCGGACCCGCCGCGAGCCGTCCCGCGCCGGCGGGCTGA
- a CDS encoding DUF389 domain-containing protein, translated as MDLIHVRLLTTPALTGRTVDLLTADRHVLNLVVLASAAPGPAADLLECDVVKGAANQVLGDLRGLGIDRDGSIAVDEVEIMFSRWAERLEAAEPTTLVHTPLWAAVEANIRASGTYLPSFYLYLVIAGLIGSVGIMTNSQILIVAAMVVGPEYGAITSIALGLDRGNRRRVRDGLRALALGFTLAILVTLGFAVLVRQAGLQSHAFDLGLRPVSNLINTPNLLSATVAVLAGVVGIVSLAEARSSALLGVFISVTTIPAASDVSVSIAFGAWSGALGSLLQLLLNVVLLVLVGVLTLRIQRRLWRFAARRLGGSTGRWGPGPR; from the coding sequence ATGGACCTGATCCACGTCCGGCTGCTGACCACGCCCGCGCTCACCGGGCGGACCGTCGACCTGCTCACCGCCGACCGGCACGTCCTCAACCTGGTGGTGCTCGCCTCCGCCGCCCCCGGACCGGCCGCCGACCTGCTGGAGTGCGACGTGGTGAAGGGCGCCGCCAACCAGGTCCTCGGCGACCTGCGCGGGCTGGGGATCGACCGGGACGGCTCGATCGCGGTGGACGAGGTCGAGATCATGTTCTCCCGGTGGGCCGAACGGCTGGAGGCCGCCGAACCCACCACCCTGGTGCACACCCCGCTCTGGGCCGCGGTCGAGGCCAACATCCGCGCCTCCGGCACCTACCTGCCGAGCTTCTACCTCTACCTGGTGATCGCCGGCCTGATCGGCTCGGTCGGCATCATGACGAACTCCCAGATCCTCATCGTGGCGGCCATGGTGGTCGGACCCGAGTACGGCGCGATCACCAGCATCGCCCTCGGCCTGGACCGCGGGAACCGCCGCCGGGTCCGGGACGGCCTGCGCGCCCTCGCCCTCGGCTTCACCCTGGCCATCCTGGTCACCCTCGGCTTCGCCGTCCTGGTCCGGCAGGCCGGCCTCCAGTCGCACGCCTTCGACCTCGGACTGCGACCGGTCTCCAACCTGATCAACACCCCCAACCTGCTCTCCGCGACCGTCGCCGTGCTGGCCGGCGTGGTCGGCATCGTCTCGCTCGCCGAGGCGCGCAGCAGCGCCCTGCTCGGGGTGTTCATCTCGGTCACCACCATCCCGGCGGCCTCCGACGTGTCCGTCTCCATCGCCTTCGGCGCCTGGTCCGGGGCCCTGGGCTCGCTGCTCCAACTCCTGCTGAACGTCGTGCTCCTGGTCCTCGTCGGCGTGCTCACCCTGCGTATCCAGCGCCGGCTGTGGCGGTTCGCCGCCCGCCGACTCGGGGGGAGCACCGGGCGGTGGGGGCCCGGGCCGCGCTGA